A window of the Deinococcus gobiensis I-0 genome harbors these coding sequences:
- a CDS encoding ATP-dependent RecD-like DNA helicase yields the protein MTVASPTEPFRVSGGVNKVRFRADSGFTVMTARIRNDEGEDPDATVIGLMPPLEAGDTFSADVLLEEHREYGHQYRVLNMVLEATPADLTEAGVAAYLEARVGGVGKVLAARLAKAFGAEAFDLLEHDPQRLLQVPGVTQSTLHKMVSSWSQQGLERRLLAGLQGLGLSISQAQRAVKHFGEAALERLQADLFALTEVEGIGFLTADKLWQGAGGSLDDPRRLTAAAVYALQQAAQQSGHSFLPRDRAERGVAHYTRVSPEQARLAVETAVELGRLKDDSVGDTSRIYLPPVLRAEKKLATLVRTLLATPPGGDEWTVTVGAEVGLSDEQASVLHLMEEHRLVVLTGGPGTGKSTTTRAVADLAESLGLEVGLCAPTGKAARRLGEVTGRTASTVHRLLGYGPAGFRHNHLEPAPYDLLIVDEVSMMGDGLMLSLLAAVPPGARVLLVGDTDQLPPVDAGLPLLALAQVAPTVTLTQVYRQAAENPIIRAAHGLLHARAPEWGDPRLTLTETEPDVGARRVALMVRDLGGPAAVQVLTPMRKGPLGMDALNAQLQSLFNPGEGGVRIAEGHARPGDTVVQTKNDYTNEIFNGTLGTVLKAEGGRLTVDFDGNVVDLAGAELFNLQLGYALTVHRAQGSEWPQVLGVLHEAHMPMLSRNLVYTALTRARDRFHAAGSASAWVRAAGRQREARNTALLERIQTR from the coding sequence ATGACCGTAGCCTCCCCAACCGAGCCGTTCCGGGTGTCCGGGGGCGTAAACAAAGTGCGCTTCCGGGCCGACAGCGGCTTCACCGTCATGACCGCCCGGATTCGCAACGACGAGGGCGAGGACCCCGACGCCACCGTCATCGGCCTGATGCCGCCGCTGGAGGCGGGCGACACCTTCAGCGCCGACGTGCTGCTCGAAGAACACCGCGAGTACGGCCACCAGTACCGCGTGCTGAACATGGTCCTGGAGGCCACGCCCGCCGACCTGACCGAGGCCGGGGTCGCCGCCTATCTCGAAGCGCGCGTGGGCGGGGTGGGCAAGGTGCTGGCCGCCCGGCTTGCCAAGGCTTTCGGGGCCGAGGCCTTCGACCTGCTGGAGCACGACCCGCAGCGCCTCTTGCAGGTGCCGGGCGTCACCCAGAGCACCCTGCACAAGATGGTGTCGAGCTGGAGCCAGCAGGGGCTGGAGCGGCGGCTGCTCGCGGGGCTCCAGGGCCTGGGCCTGAGCATCTCGCAGGCGCAGCGGGCCGTGAAGCACTTCGGCGAGGCGGCCCTGGAGCGCCTCCAGGCCGACCTCTTCGCGTTGACCGAGGTCGAGGGCATCGGGTTCCTGACCGCCGACAAGCTGTGGCAGGGCGCGGGCGGCTCGCTCGACGACCCCCGCCGTCTCACGGCCGCCGCCGTATACGCGCTGCAACAGGCCGCGCAGCAGAGCGGCCACAGCTTCCTGCCGCGCGACCGGGCCGAGCGCGGCGTGGCGCATTACACCCGCGTCTCGCCCGAGCAGGCCCGGCTGGCGGTCGAGACGGCGGTCGAACTCGGCCGCCTCAAGGACGACAGCGTGGGCGACACCAGTCGCATCTACCTGCCGCCCGTGCTGCGCGCCGAGAAGAAGCTCGCCACGCTGGTCCGCACCCTGCTCGCCACGCCCCCCGGCGGCGACGAGTGGACGGTCACGGTGGGCGCGGAGGTCGGCCTCTCGGACGAGCAGGCCAGCGTGCTGCATCTCATGGAAGAGCACCGGCTGGTCGTGCTGACCGGCGGCCCCGGTACCGGCAAGAGCACGACCACCCGCGCGGTCGCCGACCTCGCCGAGTCGCTGGGGCTGGAGGTCGGGCTGTGCGCCCCCACCGGCAAGGCGGCGCGGCGGCTGGGCGAGGTGACGGGCCGCACGGCGAGCACGGTCCACCGCCTGCTGGGCTACGGCCCGGCGGGGTTCCGGCACAACCACCTCGAACCCGCACCCTACGACCTGCTCATCGTGGACGAGGTCTCGATGATGGGCGACGGCCTGATGCTCTCGCTGCTCGCGGCGGTGCCGCCGGGCGCGCGGGTGCTGCTCGTGGGCGACACCGACCAGCTTCCGCCGGTAGACGCCGGGCTGCCCCTGCTGGCGCTGGCACAGGTGGCCCCGACCGTCACGCTGACGCAGGTCTACCGTCAGGCGGCCGAGAACCCCATCATCCGCGCGGCGCACGGCCTGCTGCACGCCCGGGCCCCCGAATGGGGCGACCCCCGCCTGACCCTCACCGAGACCGAGCCGGACGTGGGCGCGCGCCGCGTGGCCCTGATGGTGCGTGACCTCGGCGGCCCGGCGGCGGTGCAGGTGCTCACGCCCATGCGCAAGGGGCCGCTGGGTATGGACGCATTGAACGCGCAGCTCCAGAGCCTGTTCAACCCTGGTGAGGGCGGCGTGCGTATCGCCGAGGGCCACGCCCGCCCCGGCGACACCGTCGTGCAGACCAAGAACGACTACACCAACGAGATCTTCAACGGCACGCTGGGCACGGTCCTCAAGGCCGAGGGGGGCCGCCTGACGGTGGATTTCGACGGCAATGTGGTGGACCTCGCGGGCGCGGAACTGTTCAACCTGCAACTCGGCTACGCGCTGACGGTCCACCGCGCGCAGGGCAGCGAGTGGCCGCAGGTCCTCGGCGTGCTGCACGAGGCTCACATGCCGATGCTCTCGCGCAATCTGGTCTACACCGCCCTGACGCGCGCCCGCGACCGCTTCCATGCCGCCGGCTCGGCTTCGGCCTGGGTGCGGGCGGCGGGCCGTCAGCGCGAGGCCCGCAACACGGCGCTGCTGGAACGCATCCAGACGAGGTGA
- a CDS encoding exonuclease SbcCD subunit D, which produces MRVLHTADFHAGRLLRGFDRTPEIHDALTEIAGLARTERADAVLVSGDLFDTGNPSAGAEHAVFDFFLRLRDAGIPGIVIAGNHDSAARLASVTGLLGWVGVQVVAQPTANPLDMVRRIETKGGETLTVGALPYLSERRLVKAADLLGGDTGTWRQKYREGMGFFLRRLGEGFSGGSVNMLMAHATMDGAVPSGSERSMQFDLTNSYTLSGLQLPAGAQYVALGHVHKPQTVSEAPLACYPGSVIQLDFGEGGEKKQVNLIEVEAGRPARIHALPLASGRELRTLRVDLEQVEARLSKLQGFDGLLKVVVRAPAGTALPGLKDRVLKLAPNTLAVELDAAQEDLALPEQKREGLSLMELYERYWRERRGELPADLRAAFREADLQAHEGETGPEAVA; this is translated from the coding sequence ATGCGCGTACTTCACACCGCCGATTTCCACGCCGGGCGGCTGCTGCGCGGCTTCGACCGCACCCCCGAGATCCACGACGCCCTGACCGAGATCGCCGGGCTGGCCCGCACCGAACGCGCCGACGCCGTGCTCGTGTCGGGCGACCTGTTCGACACGGGCAACCCGTCGGCCGGGGCCGAACACGCGGTCTTCGACTTTTTCCTGCGGCTGCGCGACGCGGGCATTCCGGGCATCGTCATCGCCGGAAACCACGACTCGGCGGCGCGGCTCGCCAGCGTGACAGGGCTGCTGGGCTGGGTGGGCGTACAGGTGGTGGCCCAGCCGACCGCCAACCCCCTGGACATGGTGCGCCGCATCGAGACGAAGGGCGGCGAGACGCTGACGGTGGGCGCGCTGCCCTACCTCTCCGAGCGGCGGCTGGTCAAGGCGGCCGACCTGCTGGGCGGCGACACCGGCACGTGGCGGCAGAAGTACCGCGAGGGCATGGGCTTTTTCCTGCGGCGGCTGGGCGAGGGTTTCTCGGGGGGCAGCGTGAACATGCTCATGGCCCACGCCACGATGGACGGCGCGGTCCCCAGCGGCTCCGAACGCTCCATGCAGTTCGACCTGACCAACAGCTACACCCTCTCGGGCCTGCAACTGCCCGCCGGGGCGCAGTACGTGGCGCTCGGACACGTCCACAAGCCGCAGACGGTCAGCGAGGCGCCGCTGGCCTGTTACCCCGGCAGCGTCATCCAGCTCGATTTCGGCGAGGGCGGTGAGAAGAAGCAGGTCAACCTGATCGAGGTGGAGGCCGGGCGCCCGGCGCGCATACATGCCCTGCCGCTGGCGAGCGGGCGTGAGCTGCGGACCCTGCGGGTGGACCTTGAGCAAGTCGAGGCGCGGCTCTCGAAGCTCCAGGGCTTCGACGGGCTGCTGAAGGTGGTCGTGCGCGCGCCCGCCGGAACCGCGCTGCCGGGCCTGAAGGACCGCGTACTGAAGCTGGCCCCCAACACGCTGGCGGTCGAACTCGACGCGGCGCAGGAGGACCTGGCCCTGCCCGAGCAGAAGCGCGAGGGCCTGAGCCTGATGGAGCTGTACGAACGCTACTGGCGCGAGCGCCGGGGCGAACTGCCCGCCGACCTGCGCGCGGCCTTCCGTGAGGCCGACCTCCAGGCCCACGAGGGCGAGACCGGGCCGGAGGCGGTGGCGTGA
- a CDS encoding AAA family ATPase, giving the protein MRPLHLELQGFTAFRQPTTLDFGDLDLFALVGPTGSGKSSLLDAMTFALYGQTARLGASGLDALISQGERGLSVSLTFEVSGVTYRATRTKGRKAAENDVRFERRDEDGRWTGLNDGGVKGIGERIRRAVGLDFKTFARSVMLPQGQFAALLHGSGKDRQALLGELTGLDHVQTMQKVAAERAKELKHESQSLSSVLATEYAGVTPEAAAALRAERERQSAEAEGLSDARERLQTQVGRLRDAEKVWRAREDTRRRLGALDARAVSVREGAERAAQARRVAGVLPLLDHAERARIAHEREARALDQAQEAADTAARTAAQAAAALARAQAQEARIPELEARAETLRGAEADAARLKRAGGTPQTTHPQPLAWDEDAFYAAREGVQKLDKLRGERVQVEAQKAALEADRARQGAELGQLKALEAEQERVKREGQSAKTDTERAEAELHAAQIDAGVAAYRTHLHVGEPCPLCAQTVRTLPDTPPADLSRLEQQAAALKATLEGRRLRYKEIGLELTSLRRSTEARTATLADWDAQLRQREADLRELETHITGDPQLDAARLLAGLAAQVRAAGPDPARARQAAQAEVQAIRRGGQEAQAGLGRVQGEEAAAGATLRAAQAAVSGREREAQEAQTALSGALAALGVNAAQARAAALPEADIAAHEEAARTFGAQRAQLAEALAELERQLGPVPFDPAELTQATRDLSATDAALSAARERAGVLAEQERALRERLERKAATEARAAEAARTFDTWQTLTNSLRANEFQQFLLAEVEAQLLTRAGILLHEISDGRYRLALADSEYVVQDLWNAGEVRGVKTLSGGETFLASLALAIALSDYLAGNKILGALFLDEGFGTLDPQALEAVAGALENLRTQGRMVGVVTHVESLSERLPSRLLVTKSVAGSSVQRLDG; this is encoded by the coding sequence GTGAGGCCGCTGCACCTGGAGTTGCAGGGCTTCACGGCCTTCCGGCAGCCGACCACGCTGGACTTCGGCGACCTCGATCTCTTCGCGCTCGTCGGTCCGACCGGCAGCGGCAAGAGCAGCCTGCTCGACGCCATGACCTTCGCGCTGTACGGCCAGACGGCCCGGCTGGGGGCCTCGGGCCTCGACGCGCTCATCTCGCAGGGCGAGCGGGGCCTGAGCGTGTCGCTGACCTTCGAGGTGAGCGGCGTGACCTACCGCGCGACGCGCACCAAGGGCCGCAAGGCCGCTGAGAACGACGTGCGTTTCGAGCGCCGGGACGAGGACGGCCGCTGGACCGGCCTGAACGACGGCGGCGTCAAGGGCATCGGCGAGCGCATCCGCCGGGCGGTGGGCCTGGATTTCAAGACCTTCGCCCGCAGCGTGATGCTGCCGCAGGGCCAGTTCGCGGCGCTGCTGCACGGCTCGGGCAAGGACCGTCAGGCGCTGCTGGGCGAGCTGACCGGCCTGGACCACGTACAGACGATGCAGAAGGTCGCTGCCGAACGCGCCAAGGAACTCAAGCACGAGTCGCAGAGCCTGAGCAGCGTGCTGGCGACCGAGTACGCGGGCGTGACCCCCGAGGCCGCCGCCGCCCTGCGCGCCGAACGCGAGCGCCAGAGCGCCGAGGCCGAGGGCCTGAGCGACGCCCGCGAGCGCCTCCAGACCCAGGTGGGCCGCCTGCGCGACGCCGAGAAGGTCTGGCGCGCCCGCGAGGACACCCGCCGCCGCCTGGGGGCGCTCGACGCCCGCGCCGTCAGCGTGCGCGAGGGGGCCGAACGCGCCGCGCAGGCCCGCCGGGTCGCCGGGGTGCTGCCGCTGCTCGACCATGCCGAGCGCGCCCGCATCGCCCATGAGCGCGAGGCCCGCGCGCTGGACCAGGCCCAAGAGGCCGCCGACACCGCCGCCCGCACTGCGGCCCAGGCCGCCGCCGCCCTGGCCCGGGCGCAGGCCCAGGAGGCGCGCATTCCCGAGCTGGAGGCCCGCGCCGAGACGCTGCGCGGGGCCGAGGCCGACGCCGCCCGCCTGAAACGCGCCGGGGGCACCCCCCAGACCACCCACCCGCAGCCGCTCGCCTGGGACGAGGACGCCTTCTACGCGGCGCGCGAGGGCGTGCAGAAGCTCGACAAGCTGCGCGGCGAGCGGGTGCAGGTCGAGGCGCAGAAGGCCGCGCTGGAGGCCGACCGCGCCCGCCAGGGCGCCGAGCTGGGACAGCTGAAGGCGCTGGAGGCCGAGCAGGAGCGGGTCAAGCGCGAGGGCCAGAGTGCCAAGACCGACACCGAGCGCGCCGAGGCTGAGCTGCACGCCGCCCAGATCGACGCCGGCGTGGCGGCCTACCGCACCCACCTGCATGTGGGCGAGCCGTGCCCGCTGTGCGCCCAGACGGTCCGCACGCTGCCCGATACCCCCCCCGCCGACCTCTCTCGCCTGGAACAGCAGGCCGCCGCCCTGAAGGCCACCCTCGAAGGCCGCCGCCTGCGCTACAAGGAGATCGGGCTGGAGCTGACCAGCCTGCGCCGCTCGACCGAGGCACGTACGGCGACCCTGGCCGACTGGGACGCGCAACTCCGGCAGCGCGAGGCCGACCTGCGCGAACTGGAAACCCATATCACGGGGGACCCGCAGCTCGACGCCGCGCGGCTGCTCGCGGGCCTGGCCGCCCAGGTGCGCGCCGCCGGCCCCGACCCCGCCCGCGCCCGGCAGGCCGCGCAGGCTGAGGTGCAGGCCATCCGCCGGGGGGGGCAGGAGGCGCAGGCGGGGCTGGGCCGCGTCCAGGGCGAGGAGGCCGCCGCCGGAGCCACCCTGCGGGCCGCGCAGGCCGCCGTCTCGGGCCGGGAGCGCGAGGCCCAGGAAGCCCAGACGGCCCTGAGCGGCGCGCTCGCGGCCCTGGGCGTGAACGCCGCGCAGGCCCGCGCCGCCGCGCTGCCCGAGGCCGACATCGCCGCGCACGAGGAGGCCGCCCGCACCTTCGGGGCGCAGCGGGCGCAACTGGCCGAGGCGCTGGCCGAACTCGAACGCCAGCTCGGGCCGGTGCCCTTCGACCCGGCCGAGCTGACCCAGGCGACCCGCGACCTGAGCGCCACCGACGCGGCCCTGAGCGCCGCCCGCGAGCGCGCCGGGGTGCTGGCCGAGCAGGAGCGCGCCCTGCGCGAGCGCCTGGAGCGCAAGGCGGCCACCGAGGCCCGCGCCGCCGAGGCCGCCCGCACCTTCGACACCTGGCAGACCCTGACCAACTCGCTGCGCGCCAACGAGTTCCAGCAGTTCCTGCTCGCGGAGGTGGAGGCGCAACTTCTGACGCGGGCGGGCATCCTCCTGCACGAGATCAGCGACGGGCGCTACCGGCTGGCCCTCGCGGACAGTGAATACGTGGTGCAGGACCTGTGGAACGCGGGCGAGGTGCGCGGCGTGAAAACCCTGTCGGGCGGCGAGACCTTCCTCGCGAGCCTGGCCCTGGCCATCGCCCTGAGCGATTATCTCGCGGGCAACAAGATCCTGGGGGCGCTGTTTCTGGACGAGGGCTTCGGCACGCTGGACCCGCAGGCGCTCGAAGCGGTCGCCGGGGCGCTGGAAAACCTGCGTACCCAGGGCCGCATGGTGGGCGTGGTCACGCACGTCGAGAGCCTCTCCGAGCGCCTGCCCAGCCGCCTCCTCGTGACCAAGAGCGTGGCAGGCAGCAGCGTGCAGCGGCTCGACGGCTAG
- a CDS encoding Ohr family peroxiredoxin — protein MTQNETLFETTSSAHGGRAGHVEGEGGLNVRLAVPEAMGGDGGEGSTPEGLFAAALAACFASAMGAVARAENYPEFGDMEVSATAGLSLDGEAHTLHAALDIKLPGLSREQAQHLVDGAKDICAYTRALKGNVDVDYRLHD, from the coding sequence ATGACCCAGAACGAGACGCTGTTCGAGACGACCTCCTCCGCCCACGGGGGGCGCGCCGGCCATGTCGAGGGCGAGGGCGGGCTGAACGTGCGCCTCGCCGTACCTGAGGCGATGGGCGGCGACGGCGGCGAGGGCAGCACGCCCGAGGGCCTGTTCGCGGCGGCGCTCGCGGCCTGTTTCGCCAGCGCGATGGGTGCGGTGGCCCGCGCCGAAAACTACCCCGAATTCGGAGATATGGAGGTCAGCGCGACCGCCGGCCTGAGCCTCGACGGCGAGGCGCACACCCTGCACGCTGCCCTGGACATCAAGCTGCCGGGCCTGAGCCGTGAGCAGGCGCAACATCTGGTGGACGGCGCGAAGGATATTTGCGCCTACACCCGCGCCCTGAAGGGCAACGTGGACGTGGACTACCGCCTGCACGACTGA
- a CDS encoding PIN/TRAM domain-containing protein encodes MLWFRLAMMLLGLIAGYGGGVALAVTGSPETATLNTVSLMLAGMFTGLLLAPRAEKFVLARSVRVRAWYDRLSPQTVAAATFGLIVALLLSVLLGNLLRALPFASWGLSLIVTVVLAAFFITFAVRNADAFGALATSQVRRKPGGKLLDSSVIIDGRMLELSRVGFLEGELVVPAFVLRELQTLADSTDPQKRTRGKRGLKVLEDLRAQRPLHVEDWDDPNLVGVDDKLIRLARETGARILTNDSNLLRIAKLHGAEALSIHEAAVALKPQVQAGDSLTITITKSGQQSGQGVGYMEDGTMVVVEDGLKLRNKPVRVVVVNNMQTNVGRMIFARLDKEQIPA; translated from the coding sequence ATGCTGTGGTTCCGACTCGCCATGATGCTGCTGGGCCTGATCGCCGGTTACGGCGGTGGCGTGGCCCTGGCGGTGACCGGGTCGCCCGAGACCGCCACCCTCAACACGGTCAGCCTGATGCTGGCCGGCATGTTCACGGGCCTGCTGCTGGCCCCCCGCGCCGAGAAGTTCGTGCTGGCGCGCAGCGTGCGGGTCCGGGCCTGGTACGACCGCCTCTCGCCCCAGACCGTCGCCGCCGCGACCTTCGGATTGATCGTGGCCCTGCTGCTGAGCGTGCTGCTGGGTAACCTGCTGCGTGCCCTGCCCTTCGCCTCCTGGGGCCTGAGCCTGATCGTGACGGTGGTGCTGGCGGCCTTTTTCATCACCTTCGCGGTGCGCAACGCCGACGCCTTCGGGGCGCTCGCCACGTCCCAGGTGCGGCGCAAACCCGGCGGCAAGCTGCTCGACAGCAGCGTCATCATCGATGGCCGGATGCTGGAACTGAGCCGCGTGGGCTTTCTGGAGGGCGAACTCGTGGTGCCCGCCTTCGTACTGCGCGAGTTGCAGACCCTGGCCGACAGCACCGATCCCCAGAAGCGCACGCGCGGCAAGCGGGGTCTGAAGGTCCTCGAAGACCTGCGGGCGCAGCGTCCCCTGCACGTCGAAGACTGGGACGACCCGAACCTCGTGGGTGTGGACGACAAACTCATCCGGCTGGCGCGCGAAACGGGCGCGCGCATCCTGACCAACGACAGCAACCTCCTGCGCATCGCCAAACTGCACGGCGCGGAGGCCCTGAGCATCCACGAGGCGGCGGTGGCCCTCAAGCCGCAGGTGCAGGCGGGCGACAGCCTGACCATCACCATCACCAAGAGCGGTCAGCAGTCGGGGCAGGGCGTGGGATACATGGAAGACGGCACGATGGTCGTCGTCGAGGACGGCCTCAAGCTGCGCAACAAGCCCGTGCGGGTGGTCGTGGTGAACAACATGCAGACCAACGTGGGCCGCATGATCTTCGCGCGACTGGACAAGGAACAGATTCCGGCCTGA
- a CDS encoding cytochrome P450, with amino-acid sequence MNRVVLTRHADISAALRDKRLGRSALHRYSRDELGWPLPDPRQAHFDAFNANHLLDSEPPKHTRLRSLVSLAFTPRRVERLMPRIEEILEAQLRGLGDGGPFDLVSRYAEPLPVTVIAELLGVPEEDRAGLRPWSAAIVRLYEPSASAQAQAEAEQAVLDFSALIRRLAGERRAAPRDDLITALVQAEEGGDRLSEQELVDACILLLNAGHEASVNGLAAGVLALLRRREHWEALVAAASHPDSLPVFRTAVEELLRYDTPLPLFERIVLEPMTLHGAELRPGERLSLLYASGNRDEQKFAHPDELWLDRDPNPHLTFGLGIHYCLGAPLARLELALSLRALCRALPGLRLADPEAPARYTGGFVIRGLERLDVVAG; translated from the coding sequence ATGAACCGCGTGGTCCTGACCCGGCACGCCGACATCTCGGCGGCGCTGCGCGACAAGCGGCTGGGCCGCAGCGCCCTGCACCGCTACTCGCGCGACGAACTCGGCTGGCCGCTGCCCGACCCCCGGCAGGCCCACTTCGACGCCTTCAACGCCAACCACCTCCTCGACTCCGAGCCGCCCAAGCACACGCGGCTGCGCTCGCTGGTCAGTCTGGCCTTCACGCCGCGCCGGGTCGAGCGCCTCATGCCCCGCATCGAGGAGATTCTGGAAGCGCAGCTTCGCGGGCTGGGAGACGGGGGGCCGTTCGACCTCGTGTCGCGCTACGCCGAGCCGCTGCCCGTGACCGTGATTGCCGAACTGCTGGGCGTGCCCGAGGAAGACCGCGCCGGGCTGCGGCCCTGGTCGGCGGCTATCGTGCGGCTGTACGAGCCTTCGGCCAGCGCGCAGGCCCAGGCCGAGGCCGAACAGGCCGTGCTGGACTTCAGCGCCCTGATCCGGCGGCTGGCCGGGGAACGCCGCGCCGCGCCGCGCGACGACCTCATCACGGCGCTCGTGCAGGCCGAGGAGGGCGGCGACCGCCTGAGCGAACAGGAACTCGTGGACGCCTGCATCCTGCTCCTCAACGCCGGGCACGAGGCGAGCGTGAACGGACTGGCGGCCGGCGTGCTGGCGCTGCTGCGCCGCCGCGAACACTGGGAAGCGCTGGTGGCCGCCGCCTCCCACCCGGACAGCCTGCCGGTGTTCCGCACGGCCGTAGAGGAACTGCTGCGCTACGACACGCCGCTGCCCCTGTTCGAGCGCATCGTGCTGGAGCCGATGACGCTGCACGGCGCCGAGCTGCGCCCCGGTGAGCGCCTCTCGCTGCTGTACGCCAGCGGCAACCGCGACGAGCAGAAGTTCGCGCATCCCGACGAACTGTGGCTGGACCGCGACCCCAATCCGCACCTGACCTTCGGGCTGGGCATCCACTACTGCCTGGGAGCGCCGCTGGCCCGCCTGGAGCTGGCCCTGAGCCTGCGCGCCCTGTGCCGCGCGCTGCCGGGCCTGCGCCTGGCCGACCCGGAGGCGCCCGCGCGCTACACGGGCGGTTTCGTGATCCGGGGGCTGGAGCGGCTGGACGTGGTGGCGGGGTGA
- a CDS encoding phosphotransferase has protein sequence MNAAGPTCADLDRFWDLGGVTALTALGGGSINGAWRVEAGTGHFHLRVYRSPDRARAERELAAVAVAVAAGVPTPAPRPARAGGVLARLEAGWAALFPALDGAPVPRAALTADHAGGLGHLLAEVHARLPRQVPFEVPGLHQRPVGEILTRLERIEAAILAWPEPGEVDAWALERTRQRLAHLRASPPADHAPTFPARFLHGDFHEGNVFFLCGTPHALIDWEHPRLAPRAWEIVRCLHLSLRLHPVLGQAFLDGYRARLPLSTPELADGAALYATLQERNV, from the coding sequence GTGAACGCCGCCGGGCCGACCTGCGCCGACCTGGACCGGTTCTGGGACCTGGGCGGGGTCACGGCCCTAACGGCGCTGGGCGGGGGCAGCATCAACGGGGCGTGGCGGGTGGAGGCGGGCACCGGGCACTTTCACCTGCGCGTCTACCGCTCGCCGGACCGGGCGCGGGCCGAGCGCGAACTGGCCGCCGTCGCGGTCGCCGTGGCGGCGGGCGTGCCCACCCCCGCGCCCCGGCCTGCCCGCGCGGGCGGCGTGCTGGCCCGGCTGGAGGCGGGCTGGGCCGCGCTCTTTCCGGCGCTGGACGGCGCCCCCGTGCCCCGCGCCGCCCTGACGGCCGACCATGCGGGGGGGCTGGGCCACTTGCTGGCCGAGGTCCACGCCCGGCTGCCCCGGCAGGTGCCCTTCGAGGTGCCGGGCCTGCACCAGCGCCCGGTCGGGGAAATCCTGACGCGCCTGGAGCGGATCGAGGCGGCGATCCTGGCATGGCCTGAACCCGGCGAGGTGGACGCCTGGGCGCTGGAGCGCACGCGCCAGCGGCTCGCCCACCTGCGGGCCTCGCCCCCGGCCGACCATGCCCCGACCTTCCCCGCGCGGTTCCTGCACGGCGACTTTCACGAAGGCAACGTCTTTTTTCTGTGCGGCACGCCGCACGCCCTGATCGACTGGGAGCACCCCCGCCTCGCCCCACGCGCCTGGGAGATCGTGCGCTGCCTGCACCTCAGTCTGCGCCTACATCCCGTGCTGGGGCAGGCCTTTCTGGACGGCTACCGGGCGCGGCTGCCCCTGAGCACCCCGGAACTGGCCGACGGCGCGGCCCTGTACGCCACCTTGCAGGAGCGCAACGTCTGA
- a CDS encoding MFS transporter: MTAPTLTIDDAVNRAGLGPFQWRLLAICGLTWAADAMEVLLMGFALPGISAAFGLERGSADATLLLTATFAGMLVGAWFWGALADRIGRRRVFLTTVSLGVVFGLLGAFAPNLGVLVVARVLTGFAIGGTLPVDYAMMAEFVPTARRGRFLVYLESFWAVGTVAVAALAWGLSAALPPEEGWHWLLGLAAVPGLVGLLARLGLPDSPRSLLLRGDAGQARAALDQVARANGRELPDWPLAVPEAAARTRPADLLRGALGRRTALLAVTWFGLSLGYYGIFTWLPSYLRAQGLDLGATYRTTLLLALAQLPGYALSAYLVERAGRRVTLAGFLLLSAAGVALFLLASGATGVLGTSALLSFALLGAWGALYAYTPELFPTAVRTTGVGFVSGVARLASVLSPSVGALLLTGQLGVALAVFAACFLVAAACAWAIGVETRGQALPDELPGTLADRVGA; this comes from the coding sequence ATGACTGCACCGACCCTCACGATTGACGACGCGGTGAACCGCGCGGGCCTGGGGCCGTTCCAGTGGCGGCTGCTGGCGATCTGCGGCCTGACCTGGGCGGCCGACGCGATGGAGGTCCTGCTCATGGGCTTCGCGCTGCCCGGCATCAGCGCGGCCTTCGGGCTGGAACGCGGCTCGGCTGACGCCACGCTGCTACTCACGGCGACCTTCGCGGGCATGCTGGTCGGCGCGTGGTTCTGGGGCGCGCTGGCCGACCGCATCGGCCGCCGCCGGGTGTTCCTGACGACCGTCTCGCTGGGCGTGGTCTTCGGGCTGCTGGGGGCCTTCGCGCCCAACCTCGGGGTGCTCGTCGTGGCGCGCGTCCTGACCGGCTTCGCCATCGGGGGCACGCTGCCGGTGGACTACGCGATGATGGCCGAGTTCGTGCCGACCGCGCGGCGTGGGCGCTTTCTGGTGTATCTGGAGAGCTTCTGGGCGGTGGGTACAGTGGCCGTCGCGGCCCTGGCCTGGGGCCTGAGCGCCGCGCTGCCGCCCGAGGAGGGCTGGCACTGGCTGCTGGGGCTGGCCGCCGTGCCGGGGCTGGTGGGGCTGCTCGCGCGCCTGGGCCTGCCCGACTCGCCCCGGTCGCTGCTGCTGCGCGGCGACGCCGGACAGGCCCGCGCGGCCCTGGATCAGGTGGCGCGTGCCAACGGCCGCGAGCTGCCCGACTGGCCGCTGGCCGTCCCCGAGGCGGCGGCCCGCACCCGGCCGGCCGACCTGCTGCGGGGGGCGCTGGGCCGCCGGACCGCCCTGCTGGCGGTGACTTGGTTCGGCCTGAGCCTGGGCTACTACGGCATCTTCACGTGGCTGCCCAGCTACCTGCGGGCGCAGGGGCTGGACCTCGGCGCCACCTACCGCACCACGCTGCTGCTCGCGCTGGCGCAGCTTCCGGGCTACGCCCTCTCGGCATATCTGGTCGAGCGGGCGGGGCGACGGGTCACGCTCGCGGGTTTCCTGCTGCTGAGCGCGGCGGGGGTGGCCCTCTTCCTGCTCGCGTCGGGGGCGACGGGCGTGCTGGGGACCTCGGCGCTGCTCTCGTTCGCGCTGCTGGGGGCCTGGGGGGCGCTGTACGCCTATACGCCCGAGCTGTTCCCGACCGCCGTACGCACGACCGGCGTGGGCTTCGTCAGCGGCGTGGCGCGCCTGGCGAGCGTGCTCTCGCCCAGCGTGGGCGCGCTGCTCCTGACCGGCCAACTGGGCGTGGCCCTGGCCGTCTTCGCCGCGTGCTTTCTGGTGGCGGCCGCCTGCGCCTGGGCCATCGGCGTCGAGACGCGGGGGCAGGCGCTGCCGGACGAGCTGCCCGGCACGCTTGCGGATAGGGTGGGCGCATGA